TCTGCAGCATACGCCGTCGCCGGTAAAAAGCCGTTTTCCGGAACATCGTAAAATCCGCCGCGATCCGGCCTATTTCACCCAAGCGTTGGTGATGCGCGAATTCTGGATTCTGACCCGCGATTCAAGGCAATCTACGCAGCTGCTGATGTTTCTGGTCATCATTCTGGTTTTCCCCTTTATCGTGCGGCAAAACATGCAGGGGATCAACGACGCGATGAAGCAGTATCTGCCGTTCATCTATCCGTTGCTGCTGAGCACGGTCTTTAGCGCCACCACGGCGGCGCGGCTGATTCCGTTGGAAGGCCTCTCCTTTCCATTGATCAAATGCGGTCCGCGTCCGCTGAGCCGCATCGTGTTGATCAAAAACCTGCTGGCAATGCTGCTGGCCGGTCCGGCCGGCTTTGCCGCCCTGCTCATCACCAGCCAACTCAACCAAATTTCGGGTCTGCGCACGCTGCAGGCCCTTTGGGTGCTGGCGGCCCTGTGCGCCGGGGCCGCAGGACTGGGTGCGATGTTCGGCGCCCATTTCGGCAAGTTCGATTGGGAAAATCCCAAACGCATGTTATCCGGCGCCGGCAACTTGCTGCTGACGTTTATCATTCTTTTTATCTTTTTAACGTTCTGCGGCCTGATTTTCATCTGCATCCTAGTAGACCTGCTGACGGTGGGCCTGTTGGTCATCAGCGCCCTCTCTCTGCTGATGCTGTGGGCGGGAACCATTCTGGCGGCTGCCAAGTTAGACTCCATGGAGTGGTGCTTTTAACAAGAAAGGATTGTGCATGAGTTCCAGAGGCAAGAATATATTTCGTGAGTATTTTGAAGCTTTCGCCGTCGCCCTGCTGGCGGCCCTGATCCTGCGCGCGCTGGTGATCCAGGCCTTCCGCATCCCCACCGGCTCCATGAAAGACACTCTGCTGGTGGGCGATTTTTTACTGGTCAATAAATTCATCTACGGCGCCTCTACGCCCGATTATATCCCTTTTACCAAAATCAAGCTGCCCTATTACCAGATGCCCGGACTGAAAGAGCCGGAGCGAGGCGACATTATCGTGTTTAAGTATCCCCTGGACGAAAGCGTGGATTATATCAAACGCTGCATCGGCGCACCCGGCGATACCCTGGAGATGCGCGACGGCCTGGTGTATGTCAATCACCGGCCGGAGGGTGAAATGCGATTCTTGGAGAAAAAATTTGATTATGAAGAAGATCATTATGTGAACTATTATCGTGTCATCTCGCCGTCCGGCAAAGAGTACACCATCCGCCGCTACGACGGCGCTTATCCGAACTTTCCCGCGGTCGTGGTGCCGCCGGATCATCTGTTCATGATGGGCGACAACCGCGACAACAGCGCGGACAGCCGCAGCTGGGGATTTATGCCGATGAAAAACATCCGCGGCAAAGCTCTGGTCATCTACTTTTCCTGGGAAAAGAACGAACCGTTCTGGAATCTGTTCAAAGCCATCCGCTGGAACCGGATTTTCGGAGTGATCATCTAGTGACCAACACGGCTGC
The window above is part of the bacterium genome. Proteins encoded here:
- the lepB gene encoding signal peptidase I — translated: MSSRGKNIFREYFEAFAVALLAALILRALVIQAFRIPTGSMKDTLLVGDFLLVNKFIYGASTPDYIPFTKIKLPYYQMPGLKEPERGDIIVFKYPLDESVDYIKRCIGAPGDTLEMRDGLVYVNHRPEGEMRFLEKKFDYEEDHYVNYYRVISPSGKEYTIRRYDGAYPNFPAVVVPPDHLFMMGDNRDNSADSRSWGFMPMKNIRGKALVIYFSWEKNEPFWNLFKAIRWNRIFGVII